The following coding sequences are from one Onychomys torridus chromosome 16, mOncTor1.1, whole genome shotgun sequence window:
- the Adm2 gene encoding protein ADM2, with protein MAQFLMVTVTLGCISLLYLLPGTQSGGLNKGLKLSRPREPPAKIPSSGLQPGHSLLRPVVWKPHHAPQPQGRGNPTLAMVHLLQSAGSRHPGPQRHLEPRRPHAQLLRVGCVLGTCQVQNLSHRLWQLVRPAGRRDSAPVDPSSPHSYG; from the exons ATGGCCCAGTTCCTGATGGTCACGGTAACCCTCGGTTGCATCAGCCTCCTCTACCTGCTCCCAGGCACGCAGTCTGGCGGCCTGAACAAGGGACTGAAGCTTTCCAGACCCAG AGAACCCCCGGCAAAGATTCCTTCCAGTGGCCTGCAGCCTGGACACTCTTTACTCCGGCCTGTTGTTTGGAAGCCTCATCATGCCCCCCAGCCACAGGGAAGGGGCAACCCGACCCTTGCTATGGTTCATCTACTTCAGAGTGCTGGCTCACGACACCCAGGTCCCCAGCGACACTTGGAACCTCGAAGACCCCATGCCCAGCTTCTGCGAGTGGGCTGTGTCCTGGGCACATGCCAAGTGCAGAATCTCAGTCACCGATTGTGGCAGCTGGTCCGGCCAGCTGGCCGGCGAGACTCGGCTCCTGTGGATCCCAGCAGCCCCCACAGTTATGGCTGA